The stretch of DNA GAGGCATCCTCGCCACTGAGTTTTGGCAGGGGATTTCGGCTGGCTTGGGTAAAGACTTGGGCTGGCGGCAAAGAGACGTAGTTTGGTTGATAAAGGAGAACAACACCCATGCAACACCGTGGTGTCACCGTCTGGATGACGGGCTTGAGCGGCGCTGGCAAAAGCACGATTACCGAAGCGCTGGAGCAAGAACTGCGCTCCCGTGGCTGCAAACTGGAAGTGCTCGATGGCGATATCGTCCGCACCAACTTAACCAAGGGGTTGGGTTTTAGCAAAGAAGATCGGGACGAAAATATCCGTCGCATTGGCTTTGTCTCCCACCTGCTGACCCGCAACGGTGTGATTGTGCTGGTTTCGGCCATTTCTCCTTACCGGGCAATGCGCGATGAGGTGCGCGATCGCATTGGTGACTTCATGGAAGTCTATGTCAGCGCCCCCCTCGAAGTCTGCGAAGCTCGCGACGTCAAGGGCCTCTATAAGCGCGCCCGCGCCGGAGAGATCAAGCAGTTCACCGGCATTGACGATCCTTACGAGCCGCCGCTGAACCCCGAGGTCAACTGCGAAACCCACAAGGAGACCCTAGAGGAAAGCGTCAACAAGGTGTTGGCCAAGCTAGAAGAACTGGGCTACCTACCGGCTGCCGTCCCAGCATAGGATCAATTAGTAGGCATTCCCGTGGGATGGGCATTTCAGAAGCCCATCCCACAAAATTATTCAAGACTATAGAGACACCTCAGCGAATCCTTGCCCAAGGTTATTTAATCGCATCTCTACAGTCTCTTAATTCATCTCAAAGCATCCACCCATCCACCCCCTCATCCCCACGCCGCTGGGTCGAGCTGGTAATACTGCTCCAGCTCCGTATATAAGGCCG from Pseudanabaena sp. FACHB-2040 encodes:
- the cysC gene encoding adenylyl-sulfate kinase; translation: MQHRGVTVWMTGLSGAGKSTITEALEQELRSRGCKLEVLDGDIVRTNLTKGLGFSKEDRDENIRRIGFVSHLLTRNGVIVLVSAISPYRAMRDEVRDRIGDFMEVYVSAPLEVCEARDVKGLYKRARAGEIKQFTGIDDPYEPPLNPEVNCETHKETLEESVNKVLAKLEELGYLPAAVPA